A window of the Archocentrus centrarchus isolate MPI-CPG fArcCen1 chromosome 17, fArcCen1, whole genome shotgun sequence genome harbors these coding sequences:
- the LOC115795557 gene encoding LOW QUALITY PROTEIN: acyl-coenzyme A thioesterase 1-like (The sequence of the model RefSeq protein was modified relative to this genomic sequence to represent the inferred CDS: inserted 4 bases in 2 codons), protein MSGEPLMVRFMQSMNTSAVQCAEEMSSQVSLRLLPSAKCLFDEPIQVKVTGLSPRQVVTMRARLIDEKGAVFSSSATYRADGSGXIDLDRDPSLGGSYVGVEPMGLLWSMCTETLPKMFQKTNSMNPQIVTFSVHDEGNRVLAEMMNEWFLMGDGVSRVFVKEGNIRGVLFTPPGEGPFPAVLDVSISKSEIRACLLANKGFVVFMVDLYNDKAFNGKEMQLDYFEEAMDFLKLQAKVGSKGVGIMANSRGAIIGLSLAAFVPGVKAVVCINGHNTNSSVVVCYKKQEVLSTLIFDYIKLINPDSFFVIGRYMFKNPLAEKLKASTVPIERAKGHFLFAASEDDLHWVSKAHMDGMVERLQCHGKENFECXSYPGAGHLLEPPYRPFCPSSFQGAEGTPVMMGGEPKSHAAAEVHLWKKIQDFFRTRLSCNTEQIQAKL, encoded by the exons aagaGATGTCCTCACAAGTAAGCCTGAGACTGCTGCCCAGTGCCAAGTGTCTGTTTGATGAACCCATTCAGGTGAAGGTGACCGGGCTGAGCCCAAGGCAGGTTGTCACCATGAGAGCCAGATTAATTGATGAGAAAGGAGCGGTGTTCAGCTCCTCGGCCACCTACAGGGCTGACGGTAGTGG GATCGACCTGGACAGAGACCCCTCGCTTGGTGGGAGCTATGTTGGAGTAGAACCTATGGGTCTGCTGTGGTCCATGTGCACAGAGACCTTGcccaaaatgtttcaaaaaacaAATTCCATGAATCCTCAGATTGTGACCTTTTCTGTACATGATGAGGGCAACAGGGTGCTGGCAGAGATGATGAATGAGTGGTTTCTAATGGGAGACGGGGTCAGCCGGGTCTTCGTCAAAGAGGGGAACATTAGAGGAGTCCTGTTCACTCCTCCAG GAGAAGGtccttttcctgctgtgttgGATGTGTCCATTTCAAAGTCTGAGATAAGAGCCTGTCTACTGGCCAACAAAGGTTTTGTGGTCTTCATGGTGGATTTGTACAATGACAAGGCTTTTAATGGCAAAGAGATGCAGCTGGACTACTTTGAAGAAGCAATGGATTTCTTAAAACTGCAAGCTAAG GTGGGCAGTAAAGGAGTTGGTATAATGGCAAATTCAAGGGGAGCCATTATCGGGCTCTCGCTTGCTGCATTTGTGCCAGGTGTCAAGGCTGTAGTATGCATCAATGGCCACAATACAAACAGTAGTGTTGTTGTCTGCTACAAGAAACAGGAGGTCCTCTCAACATTAATTTTTGACTACATCAAGCTGATTAACCCAGACTCATTTTTTGTTATTGGAAGGTACATGTTTAAAAATCCCCTGGCAGAGAAGCTTAAGGCAAGCACGGTCCCCATTGAAAGAGCCAAGGGACATTTCCTCTTTGCAGCTTCAGAGGATGACCTCCACTGGGTTAGCAAGGCCCACATGGATGGGATGGTGGAGAGACTCCAGTGTCATGGGAAGGAGAACTTTGAGTG CTCTTACCCAGGAGCTGGACATTTGCTGGAGCCGCCTTACAGACCCTTCTGCCCATCCAGCTTCCAGGGGGCTGAAGGCACACCGGTCATGATGGGGGGTGAGCCCAAGTCCCACGCAGCAGCTGAGGTCCACCTGTGGAAGAAGATTCAAGATTTCTTCAGGACTCGCCTGAGTTGCAACACTGAACAGATTCAAGCCAAGTTATAG